DNA sequence from the Marinilongibacter aquaticus genome:
CAAACTGCTCGATCGATTGCAAGAATTGCATATTGTGAAGTACAACAAACAGCTAGAGGGAGGCGGGATCAACTTTTTAGGCCAACGCTACGACGCGGACAAATTGCCGCTGCAATTTGGCGAGATAGCACAAAAGAAAGAGCAAGAAAAAACGGCCATTCAGGCAATGGTCGATTTTGTCGAAAGCAGGAAAAGGTGCCGTATGGCTCAATTACAAGCTTATTTTGGTGAAACAAACGCAGAAAAATGCGGACACTGTGACAATTGCAGAAATAGCCATAAACCAAACTTGAATACCCAAGATTTCGAAGTCATCGGTCGGAGAATTGAGACCGAACTGCCCAAAATGATGAACGATTTGAGTATTTATCTCCCAAACAAAACCGATTTGCAAGCTTTGGTGCATTATTTTGTCGACCGCGGGATGTGGAAATTGGAAAATGGCCAAATTTCAAAAACATGATGCCTTCAGACTTTGAAATCCGCATCTATATTTAATGAGCAAAGACTAGACTAGAATTGTCAAAAGCTGGTCTTTAAACGAATATTCGTATTAAAATTTCATATTTTTGCATACATATAAGAGCACAGATTTGGACAGAAACGAGCGAAAATTGGCCCTTGAAAAGCAGGTCGATGATTTTACAGAAAAACTCAAATCGAGAGCCGATCGGTTTTCGAATGTGGGAAAAGACGCCCTCATCATTGGCGGGCTCATCACCTTGGGGTACGTACTGACGAAATTGATGGACGACGACGATGAAGAGCCCGAAACTCCGGCCAAGTCGGATCGCTCAGAATCGCTCATTTTTTCTACCTTGAAAGGAGTGGCCACCTCGGTTTTGCTCGCCATGGCCAAAGACAAATTAGTCGAATACCTGAACTCTCTTAAAGAAGATGCGAATGACTAAAGTGCTGGACAAAATTCGAAAACAGAGCAAAAAAAGCTTGGCCATTTTGATTGACCCGGACAAAGTCGATGAAGCCACTTTAGACGAAATAATTTTGCTCTCTATTGAAGCCAAAGTCAGTTTCTTTTTTGTGGGCGGCAGCCTGATCAGCTCCGATCAACTCGATTTTTGTATCCAAAGGTTGAAAGAGGTAAAGGATATTCCCACCGTGCTTTTCCCCGGAAACGGTCAACATGTGCATGCCAAAGCGGACGCCATTCTTTTGCTTTCTCTTATTTCTGGTCGAAATGCCGACTTCCTCATCGGCCAGCACGTAATTGCCGCTCCTGCACTCAAACGTTCTGGATTGGAGATCTTGCCCACAGGCTACATGCTCGTAGACGGCGGAAAACAAACTACGGCCTCTTATATCAGTAACACCACTCCCCTGCCCAACGACAAACCCGATATCGCTGCGGCCACAGCTTTGGCTGGTGAAATGCTGGGACTGAAAATTCTTTATTTGGATGCCGGAAGTGGAGCAAAAAACACAGTATCGAGCGAGCTAATTTCCGCTGTGAAAAACAGTTGTGAAATCCCTTTAATTGTCGGAGGCGGAATCGATTCTTTGGCCAAAGCAGAGAAAGCCTTCAAAGCTGGAGCAGACATTATTGTGGTGGGCAATGCCACAGAAAAAGACCCGCAATTCATTAGTGACCTCGGCCAAATGATGGATTTACTGGAAATTCGGGGCATGGAATTGTAAAAGTCCCAATAGATTAAAGAAACCTCGCATGCACAAAGTATATCTGGGCTTAGGCACCAATCTGGGCGACAGGTCGCAGCATTTGAAAGATGCCCTTGAAGCCATCGAAAATCAGTTGGGCACTATCCAAAGAAAGTCGAGCGTTCACGAAACCAAAGCTTGGGGAAAAACGGATCAGCCCGATTTCTTGAACATGGTGATTATGGTCCAAACCGAAATTTGGCCTTTGAAACTCATGGAAAAAATTCTCCAAATAGAGGAACAACTTGGGCGTGTGCGAAAAGAAAAATGGGGCAGCCGACTGATTGATATCGATGTACTTTATTTCAACGATTGGTATTTCAACACCCCCGGATTGATCGTACCGCATCCTTTCATCCAACAAAGAGAATTTGTACTGCAACCGCTTCAGGAAATTTCAGAGCATTAAAATCAAAACAAATGGAAGTAATCAAGCACGAAGAAGGTTTTACAGAATTGAAGGCCGCCTCGCCAATCAGAAGAAAAGTGGTTCATCTTGAAGAACTGATGATGACGGTGATCGAATTTTACGATGGCCCCATGGAAGAACCCGAAAAACCACATAGACACCCTCACGAACAAATTACTTATGTGGCCAGTGGCGAACTGAAACTTTTCATAGAAGATAGAAGCTATGACTTGAAAGAAGGCGATGTGTTCAAAGTGGCTTCAAACTTGAACCATTGCATTCAAACTTTGACCGAAAAAGTAAAGTTGATCGATGGTTTTACTCCCTTGCGAAAGGATTTCCTGTAAAACCATCGACCCAAAATACTGTATTACTGAGCTTTTAATCCGGCATATAAATCGGCAATGATTTCATCCTTTTTGAAATCTTCCCAAACTCTTACTTTTCGCGAATTGTCCGGCTGCTCAAGCCATTGGCCGTCTTTCATTGTAGGGCCAGGAATACGGTAAGATTTTGCCCAATTGGGGTTTTTCACGATGGCCACCGCCGCCATATCGAAAAGAGCCCGAGCCGGTGGATCGCCATGATACGAAATATGCTCAAACAGGTTGACCGAATAATCGCCAAAATTGTCGAATTCTCCCCCGTGCCGACCGACAATCGGCGTTTTGATTTTCGGCCCTAATCCGGGCATATTTTTGTTTACATCGGCTTGTGTGATTTTCACGGCATCTGTTCCCGACTCTTTGCCATAACGTACGGTAACAATTTCAAAATCCACGTTTGTGTGGAGTACATAATTCATTGATGGAATGTCGTTTTCGAGATTATATTCCCCAGGATCAGGGAAATTCGAACCCAACCACACCAAACGTATGTTGCTTTCGATTGAAGGCTTCCTTTCCAAAGCCAAGGCCACGTTGGTCAATTTGCCTACAGCAATAAGTACCAATTTGTTCTCTTCGCTACACTTTTCAGCTTCTTCAATGATAAAATCTACCGCTTTGCTGCCGTCAAAAGCGGCATTGCCGATATTCGGCTCAATCTCCAAAAAAGAGCCATTGGCTCCTTTCAATAAGGGAATCTTTCCGTTAAGGTTGAACAAGGTCAAAATACGCTCGGCTTCATCGTATTGCCTGTCAATATTTCCGCCACTTTTGGTGGCGTTTACAGTCACGCCGCGAATATCAAAGACATCTTGATTGGTAAACAAATAGGCCATAGCGTGCTGGTCATCCAATTCGTTGTTGGCATCCGTGTCGAAAACCACAGGGATTTTGTTCGGCACTTCGGTGGCGGTTTCTGCCTCTTCCTTTTCTTGATTTTGTGGCTCAGAAGTACAGGACAAAGCCACGAATAAAAGCCAAAATATGCGAGAAAAAATCTTCATGTTCATTTATTTCAATTATTGAGTTTACAATTCAATCATTTTTGGGGAATGTACCAGACATTCTTTTTCAAATCTACTCCGCCCTGCATTTGCTCCTGCACCACACGATCGACCACAAAAAGGCCATTTTCGGCCATGTTGGCAAAGTAGTCGAGCCCCTCATTGGGAAAGTTCACGCGTGTGCGATGAATATTGAACTTGTCGGAAAATGTACGCCCAAAGGCTTCTTCGACTCCAGATTTTCCATACATGAAACCCAATAAACCGCCCCAAGTGGCCGTAGGGTTGTCGGAATCCCAACCGCACAAAGCCCCGATTTTTATGGTCTCTTTCAGGTCGCCTTCACCATAAAACAAACTCACCAAACTGGCGGCAAAATTAATGCCCCCCACAAAACAGCCGTTGCAAGGCAAGTTTTTCGAAGTGATCGTATAACCATCCTGTTGCTCTACTTGATAGCGAACATAAACTGCATCGCGGGCCTGTTCCCATGTGAGCCCTTGTGCATAAAGTCCTTTGACAAAATCATACATCTTCGCTGCATAGGCATTTTCTGGCAAATGCTTACTCGCCTGCTCGGCCATCCAAAAAATCTGTTCCTTTCTGGAAAGACTTTCGTCAACTTCCGAAGCCAAAGAATAAAGGATTACATAAAACTCCGAAATCCATTGGGCATTTTCGCGAGCCGTTGTGCGAATAGGCATCTCCGCAATTTTGAGAGCTATATCGGGTCTAGCCGGACTGAAAAGTCCAAATATTTCGGTAGTTAGCTGAGCATCGATCATCTCATAATAATTGTCGTATGTCTTGTCTTTGGTGATTTCGGGATCACTGGTGGCTGGCGGAACCACGCCCTCCAACATTTTATCCAAAGCCCTTTGGTTGGCCACCCAAAGAAAGTTCTCTTCCTCGTGTTTCATGTGTTTCAACCAACCTTCTCGAATTTGCTCACCCGTGAGCATGCTCGTTTTATTGCTCAAAAGCAGGTATTGGTACATGTATTCTAGATCCGTGTCGTCGTCGGCTCCCCAAATCTCGTTTTCGTCGCGAAATACAAAATCAATTGTTTTCGAAATCGTGCTGGGTTCTCCGTTTGCCCAAATACTCGCTTGGTCGGGTTTTCCCCAATCTTCTCGCGTATAGAAATCACCCGTTTTTATTTCGCCAATGTTTCCAATTTTATCCATTTCAGTCACCAAACCTGTCCAATTGGCAATGCATTGTCCCAACCAAAAACCATACAGTTTATCGGCATATTCAGCCCGAGAGATAATTTTATCCCCAGCATTTGGAGAATATTTGGCGTATTCCATATCCGGCGATTGGACCGCCTTTTGCGATTCTTCATCACCTGAATTGCAGGCCAACAGTGCCGTGCAAAACAAGATTATAGGTATAATTTTCTGGTGCATATTCTAATTATTTCGTCGGGTATTCTATTTGATTCATTCTAAAATTTTCAATTTCCGATAAAGTGGGAATCGAAGGCTGTGCCCCCTTTTTGGTTACAGACAATGCCGCCGCCACCGAAGCAAAAGCAATGGCTTCGTTTAGCGAAAGGTTTTGTGTTAGAGCGGCCGCCAAAGTACCATTGAACACGTCGCCAGCCGCCGTACTGTCCACCGCCGCAACCTGCAGTGCCTCGAAACGTTTTGTTTCTTTTCTGCCGAAAAGTATCGAGCCCTTTTCGCCTAAAGTAATGATGACATTTTCAACGCCCATGTGCTGAAGAACCGCAGCAGCCTTTTCTTCCCAATTTTGCTCGGTAAGTGCCACTCCAGTCAAAAGGCTGGCTTCGGTTTCATTGGGCGTAATCAGCCAGATTTTTTTAAGCAATTCTGCACCAAGCTTTTGGGCCGGGGCAGGATTCAAAATCAGCTTCACCTTATGACGGTGGGCTATGTCTGCAATGTATTCGATTGTTTCGAGCGGGGTTTCGAGTTGAACGAGCACCACTTCTGCATTTTCGATATTCTTTTCAAAAGCTTTCAAATCTTCGGGCAAGAGCTTCATGTTTGCTCCAGGAGCCACCGCAATGGAGTTTTCGCCCTTTTTCGACACAAAAATTTGTGCAATTCCTGTCGCCTCTTCTGGGTCTGTAAGAATCAGTTTCAAATCGAAGCCCTCATTTTCAAAATGGCTCTTCATGTTTTCGCCAAAAATATCGTGTCCCACTTTACAGATAAAGGCTATTTCGGCTCCCGAGCGTTTTGCTGCCACCGCTTGATTGGCCCCTTTCCCACCAAATATCATGCTCGATTTTCCTCCCAACACGGTTTCGCCTACAGCAGGAATTCGCGGCAAAGTGAGCACTATATCCATGTTCGAGCTTCCGATTACAAGCAATTTCATCTTAGGCAATTTTTGAGTAGACAATTAAACCCAAACCAATGAGAAAATTGATAAACATGGCCGAGATCAGCCATTTCTTGGATTGCGGCAGCTCTTTAAGTTCTTTCCAAATGAAAACGCCCCAAAAAGCGGCCACCATGGTAGCCCCTTGTCCCAAACCGTAGGCCACGGCCGGTCCGGCTTGTTCAGACGCGATAATGTTGAAAGACATGCCCAAACCCCAAATGGCTCCGCCCAAAATCCCGATAAAGTGAAGTTTGGAATTCCCCAAAACGAAATAATCAGTGTAGGTCACGGGCTTGCCCGTAATTGGCCTGTACATATTGATCGAATTGAACACAAAATTGGAAAGCAATATCCCAACAGAAAATACAACCAAAGCGGTATACGGGGTCAACTTGCCCACTTCTGGCTGTACGAAGTCCAAAGACATCGATTGGGCTACATAGCGATAGAAAAAGCCCATAGATACACCCGCAACCAAAGAAATCAAGATACCTTTCAAGGGTGTTTTTTGATCGTTTTTCAAGATGGATTTATAAGCCAAAGCATCCAACACAATAGCCAAAACCACAAAAAGCACGCCGACAAACAAAATAAGGGGATTGCCCACCGGAGTATCGATATAATTGGTGATCACGCCGAGCACCAAAGCAATGCCAATGCCAATGGGAAAAGCAATGGCCATACCTGTCAGGTCAATGGCGATGACCAGCAGCAGATTGGCAAAGTTGAAGATTATTCCGCCCAAAAGGGCATAGAGCAAATACCGCCCTTCGGCCTGAAAAAGGTCATCCAAAAAACTTCTGCCCGCCTCTCCCGTCGAGCCCAGAGTAAAGGCAAGCAAAAGGGTAATCAAAAGAATACCCAAACTGTAATCCCAATAAAAAAGCTGAAAAGGCCATTTTGTACTCGAAAGCTTCTGTGTGTTGGCCCAAGAGCCCCAACACAGCATGGTGATCAAGCATAAAAATATGGCCACTGAATAATTCTCAATGATATACATGCATTCTAGGGTTGAATATTGATTTGCACAAACGTTTGTGCAAATATGATCAAAAAAATGCAAGGCTCAAGGATAATCCAATTATTTTTTAAATTAATCCAATACAGAAATCGATTCTCTCAGAATGAGCGTAGTGGGAATTTGCAAGGCCTCGATATCCGTTTCTTCCTGTATGGCTTCCAGAAGGGCCTTTACGGCCATTTCCCCTATTTTTTCCGAATCTTGTTTTACGGTAGAGATCGACGGATTTTGCAAAGACAAATACGGATGATTATCAAAAATGATCAATGAAACGGCTTCGGGAATTTTCAGTTCCAGTTCTTTCACAGCTTGCAATACACCAAAACCAATCAAATTGTTCATGGCAAAAATAGCGGTAGGCGGATGGGCGTTCATCAGGGCTTTTTTTGTGCTCGCATAGCCATTTTCAATACTGAAAGCATTGCCGAGAATCAGCTCTTCAGAAACGGCAATGCCCGCCGAATGAAGGGCGTCTACATAACCCGCTCGCCTTTGTTTCACCAACTCGTTACTCTGGTTTCCGCTGATCAGGCAAATCCGTTCATGTCCTTTGCGGGTCAACTCTTGTGTAGCCTCAAAGCTTCCTTGGTAATTGTCTGAAGTGATAAAAGGCACCGACAAATCGGGAAAATAGCGGTCGATGAAAACCAAGGGAATTTTCTGTTTCACAATCTTGGCAAAATGGGCAAAAGAGTCGCCCACGGGAGCGGCGATAATCCCATCGACTTTTCGGCCCATCAAATTGGCCAATTGCTTTTTTTCCTTTTCGACGTCTTCATCAGAATTGACGAGCACAACTGAATATTGAGATTTCGAAGCCCATTTTTCAATGTTTTTGGCCATTTCTGCAAAAAACAGATTGGTAATATCGGGCAGCATTAATCCAATCGAAAAGCTTTGCGAAGCCTGCAATCCCTTGGCCACCATATTCGGAGAATAGCCCACCTCATTGGCGTATTTCAAAACCAAAGCCACCGTGGCATCACTGATTCTGGCTTTCTTGCCTTTCCCATTCAGAATGCGGGAAACCGTACTGACAGACAGATTGAGATCTTGTGCAATTTGCTTTAATGTAGACATACTCCGAACATAAAGAAACACCCTTGAGCCACGAATTTATAAATGTCTCAGGCATCTCCACCGAAAACAGCAATCTTTTGCTCTGAAATCGGTAAAAATATGGCAATTTATTACACCGCTACAGGAGCTTTGATACCTGGATGTGGATCATAATCCAAAATCTCGATGTCTTCAAACTTGAAATCCAGAATGGATTTTACTTCGGGGTTCAGTTTCAATTTTGGTAAAGGCCGAAAATCGCGAGCCAATTGCTTTTCCACCTGCTCCATATGGTTGGAATATATGTGCGTATCGCCGCCCGTCCAGATAAATTCATGGGCTTCCAAACCGCAGACCTGAGCTATCATTTCCGTCAACAATGCATACGAAGCGATATTGAAAGGCACGCCCAAAAACACATCGGCACTGCGTTGGTAAAGTTGGCAACTCAGCTTGCCGTCGGCCACATAAAACTGAAAAAGAGCATGGCAAGGCATCAGGGCCATTTCGCTCAATTCGCCCACGTTCCAAGCCGATACAATAATTCGTCGCGAATCGGGACTGTTTTTCAACTGATCGATCACCGTCATCAACTGGTCGACGGTCTCGCCATTGGCCTTTGGCCACGACCGCCATTGTTTGCCGTACACTGGTCCCAAATCGCCATTTTCATCTGCCCATTCATCCCAAATACTTACGCCATTCTCTTTCAAATAAGCAATATTTGTATCGCCCTGAATGAACCACAAAAGCTCATGAATGACCGATCTCAAGTGGATTTTCTTGGTCGTAACCAGTGGAAAACCCTCTTTCAAATTGAAACGCATTTGATACCCGAACACACTTTTTGTGCCCGTGCCGGTACGGTCAGACTTCTCTGTCCCCTCCTCCAAAATATGTTTCAGCAGATCGTGATATTGTTTCATTTGGGTGCAATTAGTACACAGCGGTTTTACAGAATTTCTCTTTCCTTTAAGCCGGAATTATTTCGTACGAATGTGTGATATCGGCCGAAGGGCGAAACTGTGCAGTGGCCGAGCAATATTTTTCCATCGAAAGTTTAATGGCACGTTCAAGTTTCTTTGCGTCGATCTCGCCTTTCAATACGAAATGCAGATTGATTTTTGTAAACGGCGACATTTCGGTCCCTTCAATTTTTTCTCGCTCGCCTTCGATAATCACTTTGTAATCGTCGATTCTCTGCTTTTGCTTTTTCAAGACCAAGACCACGTCAATTGAAGAACAACCGCCCAAACCCATGAGCAGCAATTCCATTGGCCGTGAGCCCAAATTGTGTCCGCCTATATTTTCGGAAGCATCGATATGCACTAAACTTTCGGAAGAGCCACTGCCCGTAAGGTGAAAGGCGTCGTCCACGCGTGTCAACTCTACTTTCATTTTTATCTTTTCTTTATGCCAAATCTTTTAAGCCAAAATATTATTTCGAACCTAAAATAGCTTGTTTAAAATCTTCAATCAAATCTTCAATATCCTCGAGGCCTACAGACACTCTCATCAAACCCTCTGTAATGCCCAAATCGGCTTTTATTTCAGGAGCGACTTTCGAGTGAGTCGTTGTATTCGGGTTCGTAATGGTGGTACGGCTATCGCCCAAATTCGATGTTTTTGAAGGAATTTTGAGCAATTGCGTAAAACGTACAATACGCTCGAAACCGCCATCCAATTCGAATGTCACCAAAGCTCCACCGCTACTCATTTGCTTTTTCGCCAAAGCCGATTGCGGATGGCTATCCGAAAACGGATAATTCACTTTCAAAACACCCTCTACACCTTCCAAAGCGGCCGCCAATTTCTCGGCATTGCTGCAATGACGCTCCATACGCAAATGCAAGGTTTCCAAGCTTTTTGAAAGAATCCACGCATTGAAAGCCGACATGGCTGGCCCGGTATGGCGGCAGAAGAAAACTACGGGCTCCATCAATTCTTTGGTTCCGCAAATCAATCCACCCAAAACACGACCCTGCCCGTCCATGAATTTGGTGGCCGAATGCACGATCAGGTTGGCTCCAAACTGGCCGGGCTTTTGAATCACCGGCGTGGCAAAGCAGTTGTCGACGTAATAAATAAGATTGTGTTTTTTCGCAATACGGCCAATCATTTCCAAATCGACAATTTCCAATCCCGGATTTGAAGGGGTTTCCAAATACACCATCTTGGTGTTCTCTTGCACAGCCGCATCCCATTCTTCTTCAGTAGCAGAAGATGGCAAATATGTATGGCTTATGCCCCACTTGGTCAGAATTTGCGTGATAATCTGGTGAGCCGAACCGAACAAAGCTTGACAAGCCACCAAGTGGTCGCCTTGTTGTAAATGAGCCGCAAAACCTGCAAAAACGGCCGCCATACCCGAAGCCGTAGCAAAACCTGCTTCCATATTCTCGAGCATGCACACCTTATCGATGAACTCTTGCACACTGGGATTGGAATAACGGGCATAAATATTGCCTTCGATTTCATTGTTGAACAAAGCCTGCCCTTCTGCCGCATCTTGAAAAGTAAAGCTGCTGGTCATGAAAATGGGCGTGGCGTGTTCGCCGTGTTGGGTTCTGTCGGTTTGAATCCGAATTGCCTTGGTTGTTTCTTTCATTGTTCGTCAAAAACTCCGTTTTCGTAATTTTTAAGCCAATCTTTATCTGTTTTCGCAATCCCTTTGAAAAAGGGCACGAAATGTTTTTGCATATCCATTTGAAAATCGCCTGAGGGCAAAAATGGTTCGCCAAATACGACTTCTTTTCGCAAATAATCAAAGCCCACGGGAATGATCGGAATTTCGCCGGCCAAGGCCATATAGTAAAATCCGGTCTTTAAACGGGCCACATTTTTTCGCGTGCCTTCGGGTGCCAAGGCAAACAGCATGTCTTCGCTTTCTTTAATGGCTTTGCCAAAATCTTCCACCAAATTGTGCCGCTTATCTCTTTTTACGGGTATTCCGCCCAAAAGCCGAAATATGAAACCGAAAGGCGGGCGAAAAAGCTCTTCTTTTCCCAAATACCCAATCTTTCGCTTCAAACTCGCACGAGCACCCAAACCCACGAAAAAGTCGCTGTTGGCCTTGTGCGGGCATACGCACAATACGGCCTTCCGCACCGTCGAAGATACGCCTCCACGGATTCGCCAACCAAACAATCGGAAAAACCATGAAAAAATCATGCTCAGTAAAAAGGGTTTGGACTCATACAAAGCACAAAGATAAGCAAAGCCAACCAGCCTATCACCTGTCTTCTTAAATCCAAAGGCTTTTGATCCACCACTGGAGGATGATAAATTCCGAGAAAACGCCCCAATAAGAAGCTAAAGGCCAAAAATCCGGAGTAACCCTCTATTCCAGGAAAAACCAATGTGAGCAGCAATTGCACCAAAATCAAGCCCAGTGCAAGCATCCAATTCGTGCTTTGGCTTTCGGTTACACGGCTCAAGCACAAATACGTGAAATATACAAAGAGCAAAAAATTGCCCAATGTCGCCCAATCGTTTCGGAAAATGGCCGACTGCAATTCGTACACGTTGAAAAAACCCAAACCCGCATAAAAGGTAAAAAGCACAAACAGCACAGGCGAGAGTTTATTGAAACGTTTCTCACCGATCAAAGCAAAGAGAATGTGCCCGCCGTCGAGCTGGCCAATGGGCAAAAGGTTGAGAGCCGTAAAAAACAAACCCAAGTATCCGGCTAAAATGAAAGGATAATGGGCCAATTCATTTTCGTGCGGCAAAAGTGCGGGGTCGGCAAAGGTATTCTTTACCCAAGAAGTCAAGAGGCTATCGCCCATCCTAAAGGAGAGCACCTCCTCGCCGCTGGCATACACATGCTGAGCGTAATCGGCTCCATATTGAGCATATTCCGGATGAACCTGAAAGAGGAAATCCAAGCCCGGCAAATGCGAATAACCGTATATCAGTACGAAAAAAGCCACCACAAAACCGGCCAATGGACCGGCCACACCGATATCGAAATATTTGAGGCGGGTATTCACCAATTCTTTAATACGTATAAAGGCACCGACGGTTCCTATGGATGGCATGATCGCAAACCAAGCCGGAATGTAATAAGGAAGAGTGACCGCGACTTTTCGTTTTTGAGCCATAAAATAATGCCCAAATTCGTGTACGGTAAGAAAGCCCAAAAAGGGCAAAGTATAATAGAGGAAAGCTTCGCCCAAATCGGCCCAAGTCCATTTGGATTCAAAAATAGAATAACCTTTTATCCACTCCAAACCCGCAAAGGTGGTGACCAAGGTGGTCACAAGAAAAAGCCCCGCTTGAATGAGTATGGTTTTGTGTTTTTTCAATCGAAATAATCTTTGATGTCATTTTTGGGATCGTGCAGAATGGCCTGAAAACCCATGGCCTTGGCCGCTGCAATGTTCTTCTCGTT
Encoded proteins:
- a CDS encoding trans-sulfuration enzyme family protein, which produces MKETTKAIRIQTDRTQHGEHATPIFMTSSFTFQDAAEGQALFNNEIEGNIYARYSNPSVQEFIDKVCMLENMEAGFATASGMAAVFAGFAAHLQQGDHLVACQALFGSAHQIITQILTKWGISHTYLPSSATEEEWDAAVQENTKMVYLETPSNPGLEIVDLEMIGRIAKKHNLIYYVDNCFATPVIQKPGQFGANLIVHSATKFMDGQGRVLGGLICGTKELMEPVVFFCRHTGPAMSAFNAWILSKSLETLHLRMERHCSNAEKLAAALEGVEGVLKVNYPFSDSHPQSALAKKQMSSGGALVTFELDGGFERIVRFTQLLKIPSKTSNLGDSRTTITNPNTTTHSKVAPEIKADLGITEGLMRVSVGLEDIEDLIEDFKQAILGSK
- a CDS encoding site-2 protease family protein, with amino-acid sequence MKKHKTILIQAGLFLVTTLVTTFAGLEWIKGYSIFESKWTWADLGEAFLYYTLPFLGFLTVHEFGHYFMAQKRKVAVTLPYYIPAWFAIMPSIGTVGAFIRIKELVNTRLKYFDIGVAGPLAGFVVAFFVLIYGYSHLPGLDFLFQVHPEYAQYGADYAQHVYASGEEVLSFRMGDSLLTSWVKNTFADPALLPHENELAHYPFILAGYLGLFFTALNLLPIGQLDGGHILFALIGEKRFNKLSPVLFVLFTFYAGLGFFNVYELQSAIFRNDWATLGNFLLFVYFTYLCLSRVTESQSTNWMLALGLILVQLLLTLVFPGIEGYSGFLAFSFLLGRFLGIYHPPVVDQKPLDLRRQVIGWLALLIFVLCMSPNPFY
- a CDS encoding 1-acyl-sn-glycerol-3-phosphate acyltransferase, with product MIFSWFFRLFGWRIRGGVSSTVRKAVLCVCPHKANSDFFVGLGARASLKRKIGYLGKEELFRPPFGFIFRLLGGIPVKRDKRHNLVEDFGKAIKESEDMLFALAPEGTRKNVARLKTGFYYMALAGEIPIIPVGFDYLRKEVVFGEPFLPSGDFQMDMQKHFVPFFKGIAKTDKDWLKNYENGVFDEQ